One stretch of Rhodopirellula halodulae DNA includes these proteins:
- a CDS encoding MerR family transcriptional regulator yields MQTELSIRDAAQQLSVSPSTFKRLCEKHGVELNRTPGGHRRVPLNALDELACKLGIGELQRQTRHSWRGSLSTNNVLDLLKTQQSDQLRDRILAACRQPSDLISIIDQAIAPALWTMGTMWQRGEMKVYETQICTETMLRSIYALETHFQRVQETGLQAVGGCLHEGCDTMSSKLVALSLLSLGVRAHDLGPRVPAEEMADAANALAADLVWCSSTHWDDRADLIGQHLLLRRMLAVETPLMIGGGGLSKSAVHSLEACTYFETLGGMAAFVQDMVAKKKVDKETGSTGSLRSRSPQSL; encoded by the coding sequence ATGCAAACAGAACTGTCCATTCGCGATGCCGCCCAGCAGTTGAGCGTCAGCCCGTCAACCTTCAAACGTTTGTGCGAGAAACATGGCGTCGAACTGAACCGCACTCCAGGCGGCCATCGTCGCGTGCCATTGAACGCTTTGGACGAATTGGCTTGCAAACTGGGAATCGGTGAGTTGCAACGGCAAACTCGTCATTCGTGGCGAGGCAGCCTGTCGACCAACAATGTGTTGGATCTGCTGAAGACGCAACAGTCCGACCAACTACGCGATCGAATCCTAGCGGCCTGTCGCCAACCGTCTGATCTGATTTCGATCATCGATCAAGCTATCGCACCAGCGTTGTGGACGATGGGAACCATGTGGCAGCGTGGTGAGATGAAGGTTTACGAGACGCAGATCTGCACGGAGACCATGTTGAGGTCAATCTACGCGCTGGAGACCCATTTCCAACGAGTTCAAGAAACGGGCTTGCAAGCGGTGGGCGGATGCTTGCACGAGGGATGCGACACCATGTCGTCCAAATTGGTCGCGTTGTCGCTTCTCAGCCTGGGCGTTCGAGCTCACGATTTGGGTCCACGTGTTCCTGCCGAGGAAATGGCCGATGCGGCAAACGCTTTGGCGGCCGACCTGGTGTGGTGCTCCTCGACGCACTGGGACGACCGAGCAGACTTGATCGGACAACACCTTTTGCTTCGCCGGATGCTCGCGGTGGAGACGCCGTTGATGATCGGAGGCGGCGGGCTGTCAAAGTCAGCGGTTCACTCGCTGGAGGCCTGCACCTACTTCGAAACGCTCGGTGGCATGGCGGCTTTTGTTCAAGACATGGTCGCCAAGAAGAAGGTCGACAAGGAAACCGGATCGACCGGTTCTCTTCGTTCTCGATCGCCGCAGTCGCTTTGA
- a CDS encoding ankyrin repeat domain-containing protein has translation MRLNQRHLPGTGWGVVVMLAMAFPVMVVRADHTTSTANLASDASAGWLKDAELNDWSGVAAAMKRDSFDVNQSQPDGMTAVHWAAYHDQPQWIERLHAAGADLDVSTQYLVSPLSLACEFGNMDSAQMLVRLGANVNSKRLGKETPLMLAARQGNAEIVQSLVEAGTDLDEKETRGQTALMWAAAAGNSDAVDVLLKAGCDVDHALSASGLTAWMFAARHGRTDVIHRLLEHGVDVNSVVKVKRGGGRNPRDGMSALMFAVESGHLELAVDLVRRGADPNDQRSGYGPLHAISWVRKTERGDNPEGDPAPRITGGLHSLAFVRQMVELGADVNLRLKKGSSRGQRLNPRGGTPFFLAARGADIELMQLLLELGADPNLANDDHTTPLMAAAGVGVIAVGEEPGTPEEVDLALEMLVSLGNDPNAIDRNRETAMHGAALRNFPTAVRKLAELGAVSDSWNHKNKRGWTPFDIARGKRPGSVKPSPPTVEALKEASSF, from the coding sequence ATGAGGCTGAATCAAAGACACCTGCCTGGAACGGGCTGGGGCGTTGTCGTGATGCTGGCGATGGCTTTTCCGGTCATGGTGGTGCGTGCGGATCATACGACGTCGACCGCGAACTTGGCATCAGACGCCTCGGCGGGCTGGTTGAAGGACGCGGAGCTGAACGACTGGTCCGGAGTCGCGGCGGCGATGAAGCGAGACTCGTTCGACGTGAATCAGTCGCAGCCGGACGGCATGACGGCTGTCCACTGGGCGGCTTACCATGACCAACCGCAATGGATCGAGCGTTTGCACGCGGCGGGTGCGGATTTGGATGTGTCAACTCAGTACTTGGTGTCGCCGCTAAGCTTGGCCTGCGAGTTTGGAAACATGGATTCGGCGCAAATGCTTGTGCGATTGGGAGCCAACGTGAATTCCAAACGTCTGGGCAAGGAAACGCCGTTGATGCTGGCCGCACGCCAGGGCAACGCTGAGATCGTGCAGAGCCTGGTCGAGGCGGGGACTGATCTGGACGAAAAGGAAACTCGCGGACAAACCGCTTTGATGTGGGCCGCCGCCGCTGGCAACTCGGACGCGGTCGACGTGTTGTTGAAAGCCGGTTGCGATGTGGATCATGCTCTGTCCGCGTCGGGTTTGACCGCTTGGATGTTCGCGGCTCGCCACGGCCGGACCGACGTCATCCATCGCCTGTTAGAACACGGCGTGGACGTCAATTCGGTGGTGAAGGTCAAACGCGGGGGTGGCCGCAATCCTCGCGATGGGATGTCGGCCTTGATGTTCGCGGTCGAAAGCGGGCATCTGGAACTCGCGGTTGATTTAGTGCGTCGTGGCGCCGACCCGAATGACCAACGCAGCGGCTACGGTCCATTGCATGCGATCAGTTGGGTTCGAAAAACCGAACGAGGCGATAATCCGGAGGGGGATCCCGCACCACGAATCACCGGTGGACTGCATTCCTTGGCATTCGTTCGTCAAATGGTTGAGCTCGGGGCGGATGTCAATTTGCGTTTGAAAAAAGGCTCGTCCCGTGGGCAACGTTTGAATCCGCGCGGTGGCACGCCGTTCTTTTTGGCGGCTCGCGGTGCCGACATTGAATTGATGCAGTTGTTGTTGGAACTGGGAGCGGATCCCAACCTCGCCAACGACGACCACACCACGCCTTTGATGGCGGCTGCGGGTGTGGGAGTGATCGCGGTCGGTGAAGAACCGGGCACTCCGGAGGAAGTGGATCTGGCATTGGAGATGTTGGTTTCACTCGGCAATGACCCCAACGCCATTGACCGCAATCGTGAAACCGCGATGCATGGGGCCGCACTTCGAAACTTTCCCACCGCCGTCCGCAAGCTTGCGGAATTGGGTGCCGTGTCAGATTCCTGGAATCACAAGAACAAACGCGGTTGGACCCCGTTCGATATCGCACGTGGCAAACGCCCCGGCAGCGTCAAACCTTCCCCGCCCACCGTTGAAGCGTTGAAGGAAGCTTCTAGCTTCTAG
- a CDS encoding arylsulfatase → MKPSRLLKRLRIHSAFIAVCLAISFAPQSIQADDSSRPNVIVIMSDDQGVGDYGFMGNPIIRTPSLDELRTRSGLLSRFYVSSVCAPTRASLMTGRYNYRTRCIDTYLGRAMMDPAEVTLAECLTDAGYRTGIFGKWHLGDNYPMRPMDQGFHESLIHRGGGIGQPSDPIGAEGKYTDPTLIHNGEEVAMKGYCTDLFFDAAIEFIGDQTQSQSPFFTYIATNAPHGPFHDVPERLYDEYKDVDFSPILVSDLPDRRRNAEFDKLARIAAMITNIDENVGKLMNALGEMNQLENTIVLYLNDNGPNSKRFVGNMRGSKTQVDDGGIRSPLLFHWPAKVKAGTTVDVMTAHIDLMPTLLEACQANVPDGTSLDGKSFLPWITGKRSADDWKQRQIVFQTHRGNVPQRFHHFAIHEHPWKLVHPSGFGKENFEGSPDLELYHLEEDPKQQHNLAAEKPELVGRLKAAYEKWFEDVSSTRPDNYAPPRIVIGTDHEPESVLTRQDWRHESGRPWSRNSTGFWLLQAPARQNYEVELVLTDDQHSGGSAILHVDDEELMFHVRPNARRGHTVKTTLPSGPIRLSVSVDKSIDAGVHQVILRRSDRQR, encoded by the coding sequence ATGAAACCGTCCCGCCTTTTGAAACGTCTTCGGATCCATTCAGCCTTCATCGCAGTCTGCTTGGCGATCTCCTTTGCCCCACAATCGATTCAGGCGGATGACTCGTCTCGACCCAATGTCATCGTCATCATGAGCGATGACCAGGGCGTCGGTGATTACGGTTTCATGGGCAATCCGATCATTCGCACTCCTTCATTGGATGAGTTGCGAACACGCAGCGGGCTGCTGAGCCGTTTTTACGTCAGCAGTGTTTGTGCACCCACGCGTGCCAGCCTCATGACGGGGCGATACAACTATCGGACTCGCTGCATCGACACTTATCTCGGGCGTGCCATGATGGACCCTGCGGAAGTCACGCTGGCGGAATGCTTGACCGACGCTGGCTATCGAACGGGGATCTTTGGGAAGTGGCATTTGGGCGACAACTACCCAATGCGACCGATGGACCAAGGTTTTCATGAAAGCCTGATTCACCGCGGTGGCGGCATCGGCCAGCCTTCAGACCCGATTGGTGCGGAAGGCAAATACACCGATCCGACGTTGATTCACAACGGCGAAGAAGTCGCGATGAAGGGTTACTGCACCGATCTCTTCTTTGATGCCGCGATTGAGTTCATTGGCGATCAGACACAATCCCAGTCGCCGTTCTTCACCTACATCGCGACCAATGCTCCTCACGGCCCATTTCATGATGTGCCGGAACGACTGTACGACGAGTACAAGGATGTGGACTTCAGCCCAATCTTGGTGAGCGATCTTCCTGATCGCCGCAGGAACGCGGAGTTTGACAAGCTGGCCCGGATCGCCGCGATGATCACCAACATTGATGAAAACGTTGGCAAGCTCATGAATGCGTTGGGCGAAATGAATCAGCTTGAAAACACCATCGTGTTGTACCTGAACGATAACGGTCCCAACTCGAAGCGTTTTGTTGGCAACATGCGAGGCAGCAAGACTCAGGTAGACGACGGCGGCATTCGTTCCCCGTTGTTGTTCCATTGGCCCGCCAAGGTCAAAGCGGGAACGACCGTGGATGTGATGACCGCGCACATCGATCTCATGCCGACGCTACTCGAAGCTTGCCAAGCGAATGTCCCCGACGGAACCTCGTTGGACGGAAAAAGCTTTCTGCCGTGGATCACGGGCAAGCGTTCTGCGGACGATTGGAAACAACGCCAAATCGTTTTTCAGACGCACCGAGGGAACGTGCCGCAACGTTTCCATCACTTTGCCATCCATGAACATCCATGGAAACTCGTCCATCCCAGCGGGTTCGGGAAAGAGAACTTTGAAGGCTCGCCTGACTTGGAGCTGTACCATCTCGAAGAGGATCCCAAACAGCAGCACAACCTTGCTGCTGAGAAGCCCGAATTGGTTGGACGTTTGAAAGCGGCTTATGAGAAATGGTTCGAGGACGTTTCCTCCACGCGTCCCGACAACTACGCACCACCACGAATCGTGATCGGCACAGACCACGAACCAGAATCCGTTTTGACTCGCCAAGATTGGCGTCATGAAAGCGGGCGCCCTTGGTCACGAAACTCGACGGGGTTTTGGTTGCTGCAAGCTCCCGCTCGACAAAACTACGAGGTCGAGTTGGTTCTGACGGACGATCAACACTCCGGCGGTTCTGCGATACTGCATGTCGACGACGAGGAATTGATGTTCCACGTCCGACCTAACGCGAGGCGTGGGCACACCGTCAAAACAACGCTTCCTTCTGGCCCGATTCGTCTGTCTGTTTCTGTCGATAAGTCCATTGATGCCGGTGTTCATCAAGTGATCTTGCGACGATCTGATCGACAACGATAA
- a CDS encoding chemotaxis protein CheW, producing the protein MNIEDAELIKEFVVESQEHLGDIEKDFLTMEQQGEDVDLDLVNHIFRAIHSIKGAAGFLGLPVLESLAHREEEVLNKIRNQEIVPTIDVVSTLLSATDGLKELLDSIEDSNDMDVSEKIAALDCILSGSGGNPTPAAAEAPAEAAPAESEAASPAAVEPTRDSEQVAQDAETQLEQASEGVEAAAQAAAPEAPPSPAPAAPSAPAPAPKPVAKKPEANKSSSGVGSDTSPAETSIRVDVGLLDTLMNQVGELVLARNQMLQFAERFDDNEYNTTSQRLNLITSELQEGVMKTRMQPIGNVWAKFPRLVRDLAQICEKQVRIEMQGKETELDKTIIEAIKDPLTHLVRNTVDHGIEPPEVRANYGKDPEGCLMLRAYHEGGQVNIEIVDDGAGLNIDRIRSKAIEKSIITEQQAQAMDEQEICNLIFAPGFSTAEKVSNVSGRGVGMDVVKTNIEKIGGTLDLESHSGLGTTIRIKIPLTLAIIPALLVKCADNRFAIPQVNLMELVRLEGENATSKIEYIQNAPVYRLRGQLLPLVDLRNILGKPADDPSDTGEHSAINIVVLRADDQQFGLIVDRINETEEIVVKPLSHQIKDIPVYSGATILGDGSVALILDVLGIAQRGRVLQSSGSRNPSRTDEAANEHAGKAQSLLVLGVGPKRQVAMQMSQVARLEQVPKKLIEEADNKSVIQYRGKILPLIDLASILGVSRTAFAAAEATSEDAETPVEVNCQVVVHSEEGRSFGIVVDRIIDIVDAHIDLVESHSGNGVLGSAIVQERIIDLLDLPAVIQAAGHQLA; encoded by the coding sequence GTGAATATCGAAGACGCAGAACTGATCAAAGAGTTTGTCGTCGAGTCGCAAGAACACTTGGGCGACATCGAGAAAGACTTTTTGACGATGGAACAACAAGGTGAGGATGTCGATCTCGACCTCGTCAATCACATCTTTCGTGCAATCCACTCGATCAAAGGAGCCGCCGGCTTCCTTGGTCTGCCCGTTTTGGAATCTCTCGCTCATCGCGAAGAAGAAGTCCTGAACAAGATTCGCAATCAAGAAATCGTGCCCACCATTGATGTGGTGAGCACACTTCTTTCCGCGACGGACGGTTTGAAAGAGTTGCTCGATTCAATCGAAGACTCCAACGACATGGATGTGTCCGAAAAAATTGCGGCACTGGACTGCATTCTATCGGGAAGCGGCGGCAACCCAACTCCCGCCGCAGCAGAAGCTCCTGCTGAAGCGGCACCTGCGGAATCCGAAGCAGCTAGTCCGGCTGCGGTTGAGCCGACTCGCGACTCGGAGCAAGTTGCTCAAGACGCGGAAACGCAGTTGGAACAAGCCAGCGAAGGAGTAGAAGCCGCTGCTCAAGCTGCTGCACCGGAAGCTCCCCCAAGCCCGGCACCGGCGGCTCCCTCTGCACCTGCCCCCGCACCCAAGCCAGTCGCCAAGAAGCCTGAAGCGAACAAGTCATCCTCCGGAGTTGGGAGCGACACTTCGCCTGCCGAAACTTCGATCCGTGTCGATGTCGGCTTGCTCGACACCTTGATGAATCAAGTTGGCGAATTGGTTCTGGCACGCAACCAGATGCTGCAATTCGCAGAGCGTTTCGATGACAACGAATACAACACCACGTCGCAACGTTTGAACCTGATCACCAGCGAGTTGCAAGAAGGCGTGATGAAGACACGCATGCAACCGATTGGCAATGTCTGGGCAAAGTTCCCACGCCTGGTTCGTGACTTGGCCCAAATCTGCGAAAAACAGGTTCGCATCGAAATGCAGGGCAAGGAGACCGAACTCGACAAAACAATCATCGAAGCGATCAAGGACCCGCTGACTCACTTGGTTCGCAATACGGTCGACCACGGCATCGAACCACCAGAGGTCCGAGCCAACTACGGAAAGGATCCGGAAGGTTGTTTGATGTTGCGAGCCTACCACGAAGGCGGGCAAGTCAACATCGAAATCGTCGATGATGGTGCGGGACTGAACATCGACCGCATCCGATCCAAAGCCATCGAGAAATCGATCATCACCGAGCAACAAGCTCAGGCGATGGACGAGCAAGAAATCTGCAATCTGATCTTCGCTCCCGGCTTCTCGACCGCTGAAAAGGTTTCCAATGTCTCGGGGCGAGGCGTGGGAATGGATGTGGTGAAAACCAATATCGAAAAGATCGGCGGCACTTTGGATCTGGAAAGCCACTCCGGATTGGGAACCACCATCCGAATCAAGATTCCTTTGACGTTGGCAATCATTCCCGCATTGTTGGTCAAATGTGCCGACAATCGGTTCGCGATTCCACAAGTCAACTTGATGGAATTGGTTCGACTGGAAGGCGAAAACGCAACTTCCAAAATCGAATACATTCAAAACGCTCCGGTGTATCGACTCCGCGGTCAACTGCTGCCATTGGTTGACTTACGCAACATCTTAGGCAAGCCAGCCGACGACCCGTCGGATACCGGCGAACATTCGGCCATCAACATTGTTGTGTTGCGAGCCGACGACCAACAGTTTGGGCTGATCGTCGATCGAATCAACGAAACGGAAGAGATCGTCGTCAAACCACTCAGCCACCAAATCAAGGACATTCCGGTTTATTCGGGTGCCACGATTCTAGGCGACGGCAGCGTGGCGTTGATCTTGGATGTTCTTGGCATCGCTCAACGAGGTCGCGTGCTGCAATCCAGCGGTTCACGCAACCCAAGTCGTACGGACGAGGCCGCCAATGAACACGCGGGCAAGGCTCAATCCTTGTTGGTGTTGGGCGTTGGACCCAAGCGTCAAGTCGCCATGCAAATGTCGCAGGTGGCTCGACTCGAACAAGTGCCAAAGAAACTGATCGAGGAAGCGGACAACAAGAGTGTTATCCAGTACCGCGGTAAGATCCTGCCGTTGATTGATCTGGCATCGATCCTAGGAGTTTCGCGAACCGCCTTCGCCGCTGCCGAGGCAACGTCAGAAGATGCCGAAACACCAGTCGAAGTGAATTGCCAAGTCGTGGTCCACTCTGAAGAAGGCCGCAGTTTCGGCATCGTCGTCGATCGCATCATCGACATCGTCGACGCTCACATCGACCTCGTTGAATCGCACAGTGGCAATGGGGTCTTGGGCTCCGCCATCGTTCAGGAACGAATCATTGACCTCCTGGACTTGCCCGCCGTTATCCAAGCGGCCGGACATCAGCTCGCTTAA
- a CDS encoding sulfatase family protein, which produces MLRICLSLVLLLVVSSAFAAEHPNIVLILVDDMGYGDPQCFNDQSKIATPNIDSLAREGMCFRNAHAPGPLCHMSRYGLMTGRYPFRTNVSVWPTQPLIDADQPTLASLAKAQGYRTAMVGKWHLGFEERSPETYEGELRGGPVDRGFDEFFGIRASTDIPPYFYILNRHAVSPPTRKIEANSSEGWSPIQGAFWRAGGIAPELELSDVLPHFTDVAISTIEEHPTGEKASPLMLYLAYPAPHTPWLPSPAFRGKSRVGSYGDFVMMVDHEIGRVLSTLRNQGMDRDTVVIFTSDNGPVWYDKDTDRFEHDSAGALRGMKADAWEAGHRMPFIVRWPGTVPAGSDSDQLVCFTDLMATFAEAWQVELPANAGPDSFSFYNTLTGRPQSQKNPRREFVMRAGSNSKLMTIQKDGWKLITGLGSGGFSKPRRVQAQSGEPDGQLYQVEVDLFEATNLYQQRPDLVKQLSEHLQKIVRDGRSR; this is translated from the coding sequence ATGCTTCGCATCTGTCTGTCGCTTGTTCTTCTGCTGGTCGTTTCCTCCGCGTTTGCGGCGGAGCATCCCAACATCGTCCTCATTCTGGTGGACGACATGGGCTACGGCGATCCTCAATGCTTCAACGACCAATCGAAGATTGCAACGCCCAACATTGATTCGCTGGCTCGCGAAGGCATGTGCTTTCGCAATGCCCATGCCCCCGGCCCGCTCTGTCACATGTCACGGTACGGCTTGATGACGGGGCGATATCCTTTTCGAACCAACGTCAGCGTTTGGCCAACGCAGCCACTGATTGATGCTGACCAACCGACCCTTGCATCGCTAGCCAAAGCCCAGGGTTATCGAACCGCCATGGTGGGCAAGTGGCATTTGGGTTTCGAGGAACGGTCGCCAGAGACTTACGAGGGGGAACTGCGTGGAGGCCCGGTCGACCGTGGGTTCGATGAGTTCTTTGGCATCCGAGCCTCCACCGACATCCCGCCCTACTTCTACATTCTAAATCGCCACGCGGTGTCGCCGCCCACGCGAAAAATCGAGGCCAACTCAAGCGAAGGCTGGTCGCCAATCCAGGGTGCGTTTTGGCGAGCTGGCGGAATCGCTCCGGAATTGGAGTTATCGGATGTGCTGCCGCATTTCACTGATGTCGCCATCTCAACCATCGAGGAACATCCGACCGGTGAAAAAGCATCACCGCTGATGCTGTATCTCGCTTACCCTGCACCGCACACGCCTTGGTTGCCCAGTCCCGCTTTTCGAGGCAAGAGTCGAGTCGGGTCTTATGGCGATTTCGTGATGATGGTGGATCACGAAATTGGTCGCGTGCTTTCCACGCTGAGGAACCAGGGCATGGATCGCGACACGGTCGTCATTTTTACTTCGGACAATGGTCCGGTGTGGTATGACAAGGACACCGACCGTTTCGAGCATGATTCCGCGGGGGCCCTTCGTGGCATGAAGGCCGACGCATGGGAAGCTGGTCACCGAATGCCGTTCATCGTGCGTTGGCCGGGCACCGTTCCAGCGGGAAGCGATTCGGATCAATTGGTTTGCTTCACCGATTTGATGGCGACGTTCGCGGAAGCTTGGCAAGTGGAATTACCAGCTAATGCCGGTCCGGATAGCTTCAGTTTCTACAACACGCTCACAGGCCGACCGCAATCGCAAAAGAACCCACGTCGGGAGTTTGTCATGCGAGCAGGCAGCAACTCCAAGTTGATGACGATCCAAAAGGACGGCTGGAAGTTAATCACAGGGCTCGGATCGGGCGGCTTTTCAAAACCAAGGCGGGTGCAGGCACAATCGGGCGAGCCCGACGGACAGTTGTATCAAGTCGAAGTAGATCTATTCGAAGCCACCAACTTGTATCAACAGCGTCCCGACTTGGTGAAGCAGTTGAGCGAGCACCTTCAAAAAATTGTCCGCGACGGCCGCAGTCGCTGA
- a CDS encoding peroxidase family protein yields the protein MDKLWNRWVGGSKSKRTKTQTRRMRRRRLRSESLETRKLLAANLFHNEAFPEDVNEDGEVSALDALTVINAMGEEGTAEPIGSLEPLSAQGNADLQQRRRGRMTDVNNDGRNSALDALMVINRLNRQRHENNRDDPGTDDPATEVPGADDSNESPTDADTTTDEIRSIDGTGNNVDNPDLGSANTPLLRVADNDYADGISEPAGADRPSAREISNALSAADPDGTTNERGLSSFVFAWGQFLDHDIDLSLEPETDGESFDIEVPAGDPLFDPFNTGEATIHLTRSEIAEGTGTSVDNPAEQVNAITAFIDGSQVYGSDQATADSLREFVGGRLLITEDGLLPNDDNQGVLAGDIRAAENVVLTSMHALFVREHNRLADEIAAENPSLSDEEIYQEARTIVIAEMQSITYNEFLPALLGDDALSRYTGYDANVDPSIANEFSTAAFRFGHTTLNDSFRFVDDDGNEIAEDVSLANAFFQPEMLEETGIDPLLKYAASTLSQEVDLEVVDSLRNFLFGPPGAGGFDLISLNIQRGRDHGLADLNSVREAYGLETYESFDQITSDANLASELESLYGDVNNIDLWVGILAEDRTENGSLGETATTIIADQFERLRDGDRFYYENTMSDREIREIENTTLSDVIARNTNLNSLQDDVFFFSPEISGTVMAQASTTTTSTSDGKGEDLFAPTLIEEDALETLARDSGRQRDQSQDASGRNDRGQKDRPRDDGEQDTPLEPMVGAVLELVDGEGTVVDVAITDEMGRYRFDSVDESGAYVVRMALSDDYVVLGNDALDVQLSNGEENYRGMDFVVLV from the coding sequence ATGGACAAGCTCTGGAATCGTTGGGTAGGTGGTTCGAAGTCGAAACGAACAAAGACACAAACGCGTCGCATGCGACGGCGGCGTCTCAGATCCGAGAGCTTGGAGACTCGAAAGTTGTTGGCGGCCAACCTCTTTCACAACGAAGCGTTCCCGGAGGACGTGAACGAAGATGGCGAAGTATCCGCACTCGACGCTCTCACCGTGATCAACGCCATGGGCGAAGAGGGCACGGCCGAACCCATTGGATCGCTGGAGCCACTTTCGGCTCAGGGCAACGCTGATCTGCAGCAGCGACGTCGGGGCCGAATGACGGATGTCAACAACGACGGACGTAACTCGGCTCTCGACGCGTTGATGGTGATCAACCGCTTGAATCGCCAGCGTCACGAGAACAACCGGGACGATCCCGGAACGGACGATCCAGCAACGGAGGTACCAGGAGCGGACGATTCAAACGAATCCCCGACCGATGCAGACACGACCACCGATGAAATTCGTTCGATTGATGGCACGGGAAACAATGTCGACAATCCGGACCTGGGATCGGCCAACACGCCCCTGCTGCGAGTCGCTGACAACGATTACGCGGACGGAATTTCAGAGCCCGCGGGGGCGGACCGCCCGAGTGCCCGTGAGATCAGCAACGCGTTGTCGGCTGCGGATCCCGACGGAACAACCAATGAACGCGGTTTGAGCTCCTTCGTGTTTGCATGGGGACAATTTTTGGACCATGACATCGATCTGTCGCTCGAACCCGAGACCGATGGCGAATCCTTCGACATTGAAGTCCCCGCCGGCGACCCGCTGTTCGATCCCTTCAATACCGGTGAAGCGACGATCCATCTGACTCGATCGGAAATCGCGGAAGGAACGGGGACATCCGTCGACAATCCTGCCGAGCAAGTCAACGCGATCACCGCGTTCATTGATGGCTCGCAAGTTTACGGCAGTGACCAAGCGACGGCTGATTCATTACGAGAATTTGTCGGCGGACGATTGTTGATCACGGAAGACGGCTTGCTCCCCAATGACGACAACCAAGGCGTCTTGGCGGGTGACATCCGCGCCGCCGAGAACGTGGTGCTCACTTCCATGCATGCTCTGTTCGTTCGCGAACACAATCGTTTGGCCGATGAAATCGCTGCGGAAAACCCGTCTCTCAGTGATGAAGAAATCTACCAAGAAGCTCGCACGATCGTGATCGCTGAGATGCAGTCGATCACCTACAACGAATTCTTACCAGCCTTGCTGGGTGACGATGCTCTCTCGCGATACACGGGCTATGACGCGAACGTTGACCCGTCCATCGCGAATGAATTTTCGACCGCGGCATTCCGTTTCGGCCACACCACTCTGAACGATTCGTTCCGATTCGTGGATGATGATGGCAACGAGATCGCCGAAGATGTCTCGCTGGCCAACGCGTTCTTTCAGCCGGAGATGCTGGAGGAGACCGGGATTGATCCGCTGTTGAAGTACGCTGCATCGACGCTGTCGCAGGAGGTTGATCTGGAGGTGGTGGACAGTTTGCGGAATTTCCTTTTTGGGCCTCCGGGAGCCGGCGGGTTTGATTTGATTTCGTTGAACATCCAACGTGGACGCGACCACGGACTGGCTGATTTGAACTCGGTCCGTGAGGCGTACGGACTGGAAACCTACGAGTCATTCGATCAAATCACCTCGGACGCGAATTTGGCCTCCGAGTTGGAATCGCTTTACGGCGATGTGAACAACATCGATCTTTGGGTGGGGATCTTGGCCGAGGACCGCACGGAGAATGGATCGCTCGGTGAGACCGCCACCACCATCATCGCCGATCAGTTCGAACGATTGCGAGATGGCGATCGGTTCTATTACGAAAACACCATGTCAGATCGCGAGATCCGTGAGATCGAAAACACGACGCTCAGCGACGTCATCGCTCGCAACACCAACTTGAATTCATTGCAGGACGATGTGTTTTTCTTCTCTCCTGAGATTTCCGGCACCGTGATGGCTCAAGCGTCCACCACGACGACCTCAACGAGTGATGGTAAAGGCGAAGACCTCTTCGCTCCCACCTTGATTGAGGAAGATGCCTTGGAAACACTCGCACGTGACAGCGGTCGGCAAAGAGACCAAAGCCAAGATGCTTCCGGCCGGAACGATCGCGGTCAAAAAGATCGCCCACGCGATGACGGTGAACAAGACACACCTCTCGAGCCAATGGTGGGAGCGGTGCTGGAATTGGTCGATGGTGAGGGTACCGTGGTGGACGTGGCGATCACGGATGAGATGGGCCGATATCGCTTCGATTCGGTCGACGAATCCGGAGCCTACGTCGTTCGCATGGCATTGTCCGATGACTACGTGGTCCTGGGGAACGACGCCTTGGATGTTCAGCTCAGCAACGGCGAAGAGAACTACCGCGGGATGGATTTCGTGGTATTGGTCTAG